In the Gemmatimonadota bacterium genome, ATTCGATTTGTGTTCAAAATGGTTCTTCAAGTGTGCTTATCGATGCGGGTTTGACGGGTAAGAAGATCGAAGAGCGTTTGCGAGGTATTGGGTTTGATCCAGCGGGTTTGCAGGCTGTTGTGGTGAGTCACGAGCATTCCGATCATATTAAGGGGGTGGGGGTGTTGGCGCGGCGGTATGGGTTGCCGGTTTGGATGACGGAGGGTACGCTGAATGCGTCGAAGAAGATTTTTCGAGGGACTGAAAAGATTCGGGTGTTTGAAAATGATGAGGCTTTTTCAATTGGCGATTTGTCTTTTCAGGCGTTTCAATTGCCTCACGATGCCGCTGATCCCGTGAATTTTTCTGTGACGGATGGGCAGGCCAATGTGACGATTGCTACAGATATGGGTACGGTGACGCAGTTGGTTTATCAGCATATGCGCCGCGCTGATCTGTTGATTATTGAGTCGAATTACGATCGGCAATTGCTGATGGATGGGCCTTATCCCTGGGTTTTGAAGCAGAGGATTAATAGTACGCACGGTCATTTGTCAAATGATGGGGCTGCCGAGGCGTTGTGCGATCTGGCGCGAGAGGGGTTGCAGCAGGCGGTTCTGGCGCATTTGAGTGAGAAAAATAATCGGCCGGATTTGGCGCGAGAGACATGTGCAGATATGTTGCAGGGTCAGGGTATTCGGTCTTTTCCGATGAGTGTGGCAGAGCAGGATCGTCCGAGTGATATTTTTGTTATTTGATTGGGAAAGGTAGAAGATGGAAAAGTGGATTGAAGAGCTTGTGATGGGATTGGCCAGTCCGTACCTGCTTGTGATTATTGCGGTGACGCTGTACACGCTCGGCAAAGGTGCGGATTGGCTC is a window encoding:
- a CDS encoding MBL fold metallo-hydrolase gives rise to the protein MEELPVKICLLASGSGGNSICVQNGSSSVLIDAGLTGKKIEERLRGIGFDPAGLQAVVVSHEHSDHIKGVGVLARRYGLPVWMTEGTLNASKKIFRGTEKIRVFENDEAFSIGDLSFQAFQLPHDAADPVNFSVTDGQANVTIATDMGTVTQLVYQHMRRADLLIIESNYDRQLLMDGPYPWVLKQRINSTHGHLSNDGAAEALCDLAREGLQQAVLAHLSEKNNRPDLARETCADMLQGQGIRSFPMSVAEQDRPSDIFVI